The proteins below come from a single Rosa rugosa chromosome 2, drRosRugo1.1, whole genome shotgun sequence genomic window:
- the LOC133728520 gene encoding leucine-rich repeat receptor-like serine/threonine-protein kinase At1g17230, with the protein MVTSSLKMLLHLGLLVLCFSFGSTNSLDEESLFLLEFKRSLSDPRNNLGSWNSSHLSPCNWTGVRCLKSKVTSINLTGLNLSGVLSPVICNLPYLVEFNVSKNFFSGPFPNDLANCHNLAFLDLCTNRFHGELVTPFTKMTNLRKLYLCENYVFGEMPEEIGNLTLLEELVIYSNNLTGSIPGSISKLKKLKVLRAGRNSLSGPIPTVISQCQSLEVLGLSQNHLEGSIPRELEELQNLTDLILWQNHLTGSVPAEIGNLSRLELLALHENSFGGMIPKELGKLSQLKRLYIYTNQLNGTIPSELGNCTNAVHIDFSENQLSGVIPRELGYIPNLVLLHLFENHLEGNIPRELGQLKQLQKLDLSINNLTGPIPLEFQNLTCMDELQLFDNHLEGKIPPLLGANSNLSILDMSANKLVGSIPAHLCEYGKLAFLSLGSNRLSGNIPYGIKTCKSLVQLMLGDNHLTGSLPMELYTLYALEVFQNRFSGPIPPEVGRFKSLERLLLSDNYFIGHIPLEIGNLSQLVTFNVSSNRLTGNIPHELGNCTKLQRLDLSRNYFTGVLPEELGKLVNLELLKLSDNKLMGGIPSTLGDLARLTELEMGGNHFSGSIPFQLGQLGALQIALNISHNNLSGEIPEKLGDLQMLESLYLNDNQLVGEIPASIGELLSLLVCNLSNNNLVGTVPNTQVFQRMDSSNFAGNNGLCRSGSYHCHQPPVQSHTPKRSWIKEGSSKEKLVSIIAAVIGVISLILIVGFCWAMKRSRPTFVPLEDPIKPDVLDNYYFPKEGFKYQDLVVGTNNFSDNAVLGRGACGTVYKAVMADGEVIAVKKLKAQGEGVGVDSSFRAEISTLGKIRHCNIVKLYGFCCHQDSNLLLYEYMENGSLGEHLHGNDQRCYLDWNTRYKIALGAAEGLCYLHYYCKPQIVHRDIKSNNILLDEVLEAHVGDFGLAKLIELPYSKSMSAVAGSYGYIAPEYAYTMKVTEKCDIYSFGVVLLELVTGKTPVQPLELGGDLVTLVRRAINNSVATSELFDKRLDLSMRSTTEEMTLFLKIALFCTSVSPVKRPTMREVIAMMIDARRSVTVSNCSSPTSEGPLDKDPSRD; encoded by the exons ATGGTTACTTCTTCCCTGAAAATGCTATTACACTTGGGACTCCTCGTGTTATGTTTCAGTTTTGGCTCTACAAACTCATTAGATGAAGAaagtctttttcttttggagttCAAGAGATCCCTATCTGATCCAAGGAACAATCTTGGAAGCTGGAATTCATCACATTTGAGTCCTTGCAATTGGACTGGTGTGAGGTGTCTCAAGTCCAAGGTAACTTCTATAAATCTCACTGGCCTTAATTTGTCTGGTGTTTTGTCTCCAGTCATTTGCAATCTTCCTTACTTGGTTGAATTCAATGTGTCCAAGAACTTCTTCTCTGGGCCATTTCCCAATGATCTTGCTAACTGTCATAATCTAGCGTTTCTAGACCTTTGCACAAATAGGTTTCATGGGGAATTGGTTACCCCATTCACCAAAATGACCAACCTTAGGAAGTTGTATCTCTGTGAGAATTATGTGTTTGGTGAAATGCCTGAGGAGATAGGGAACTTAACTCTACTTGAAGAGCTTGTGATTTATAGTAATAATCTCACTGGCTCCATTCCTGGTTCAATTAGTAAGTTGAAAAAGTTAAAAGTCCTCAGGGCGGGTCGAAATTCTCTTTCTGGCCCAATACCAACTGTTATCAGTCAGTGCCAGAGCTTAGAAGTTTTGGGGTTATCACAGAATCATTTAGAAGGTTCAATTCCCAGGGAGCTTGAAGAACTTCAAAATCTGACTGATTTGATCCTTTGGCAAAATCATTTAACTGGTTCAGTTCCTGCTGAGATTGGTAATCTAAGTAGGCTAGAGTTGCTTGCCTTGCATGAAAACTCTTTCGGAGGAATGATCCCTAAGGAACTTGGGAAGTTATCACAGCTGAAGAGATTGTATATATACACCAACCAGTTGAATGGAACTATCCCAAGTGAACTAGGGAATTGTACCAATGCGGTTCATATAGATTTTTCTGAAAACCAGTTAAGTGGAGTCATACCACGGGAGTTGGGTTACATTCCTAATCTTGTGTTGCTTCACCTCTTCGAAAATCATCTGGAAGGAAACATTCCGAGGGAGCTTGGCCAGTTGAAGCAGCTGCAGAAgttagacttgtccataaacaATTTGACTGGCCCAATCCCACTAGAATTTCAGAACCTTACTTGCATGGATGAGTTGCAACTGTTTGATAATCATCTCGAGGGTAAAATTCCTCCTCTCCTTGGAGCTAACAGTAACCTCAGCATTCTTGACATGTCTGCAAATAAGCTTGTGGGTAGCATACCTGCGCATCTTTGCGAGTATGGGAAATTAGCATTTCTAAGCCTTGGGTCAAATAGGTTGTCTGGAAATATTCCTTATGGTATTAAAACATGCAAGTCTCTAGTCCAACTAATGCTAGGAGACAACCATCTTACAGGAAGTCTCCCTATGGAGTTATATACTCTTTATGCTCTTGAAGTCTTTCAAAACCGATTCTCAGGACCTATACCTCCAGAGGTAGGCAGGTTTAAAAGTTTAGAAAGGCTACTGTTGTCAGATAACTATTTTATTGGGCATATTCCTCTTGAGATTGGCAACCTATCGCAGCTTGTGACCTTCAATGTTTCCTCTAACAGGCTCACGGGGAACATTCCTCATGAGCTGGGAAATTGTACAAAGCTACAGAGGCTTGATCTCAGTAGGAATTACTTCACTGGAGTTCTCCCGGAAGAACTTGGAAAGCTAGTGAATCTGGAACTTTTGAAGCTTTCTGATAACAAGTTGATGGGAGGGATACCGAGTACTCTAGGGGACCTTGCCCGATTGACTGAGTTGGAGATGGGGGGAAATCACTTTTCTGGTAGCATCCCTTTTCAGCTGGGCCAACTCGGTGCTCTACAGATTGCCCTCAATATTAGCCATAATAATCTTTCGGGTGAAATTCCTGAAAAGTTGGGGGACTTGCAGATGTTGGAATCCCTCTACTTGAATGACAATCAGCTTGTTGGTGAAATTCCTGCCTCAATTGGTGAGTTGCTTAGCCTTCTGGTGTGCAACCTCTCTAACAATAACCTAGTGGGAACTGTGCCAAACACACAAGTATTTCAAAGGATGGATTCTTCAAATTTTGCTGGAAACAATGGATTGTGCAGATCTGGATCATACCATTGTCATCAACCTCCAGTTCAATCTCATACTCCAAAACGGAGCTGGATAAAGGAGGGTTCATCTAAAGAGAAATTAGTAAGCATCATTGCTGCTGTAATTGGAGTAATTTCCTTGATTCTCATAGTTGGTTTCTGTTGGGCAATGAAGCGCTCCAGACCTACTTTTGTTCCACTTGAAGATCCAATCAAGCCAGACGTGTTGGACAACTATTACTTTCCAAAGGAAGGTTTCAAGTACCAGGATCTTGTTGTAGGCACCAACAATTTTTCAGACAATGCAGTTCTTGGAAGGGGAGCCTGTGGCACTGTGTACAAAGCCGTCATGGCTGATGGGGAGGTGATTGCAGTCAAAAAGCTCAAGGCACAAGGGGAAGGAGTCGGTGTCGATAGCAGCTTCCGCGCTGAGATATCAACCCTCGGGAAGATCAGGCATTGCAATATTGTGAAGCTCTATGGCTTCTGCTGTCACCAAGACTCGAATCTGCTCTTGTATGAGTACATGGAAAATGGCAGTTTAGGAGAACATCTCCATGGAAACGATCAAAGATGTTATCTAGACTGGAATACACGATATAAGATTGCTCTTGGAGCAGCAGAGGGTTTGTGTTATCTCCATTATTACTGCAAGCCCCAAATCGTCCACCGTGACATAAAGTCAAATAATATCTTACTGGATGAAGTTCTTGAAGCACATGTGGGAGATTTCGGCTTGGCAAAATTGATTGAATTGCCATACTCAAAATCCATGTCTGCTGTTGCTGGCTCATATGGCTACATTGCACCAG AGTATGCTTACACAATGAAAGTGACTGAGAAGTGTGACATCTATAGTTTCGGAGTGGTTCTGCTGGAACTAGTAACCGGAAAGACACCTGTCCAACCACTGGAGCTGGGTGGAGACCTAGTCACTCTGGTAAGAAGAGCCATAAATAATTCAGTGGCAACATCCGAATTGTTCGACAAGAGGCTAGATCTGAGTATGAGGAGCACAACTGAAGAGATGACTCTATTTCTCAAGATTGCGTTGTTCTGCACCAGTGTGTCCCCAGTTAAAAGGCCAACAATGAGGGAGGTCATTGCGATGATGATTGATGCTAGGCGGTCCGTGACTGTGAGCAACTGCTCATCACCAACATCTGAGGGTCCTTTGGATAAAGATCCTTCAAGAG ATTGA
- the LOC133728521 gene encoding serine/threonine-protein kinase WAG1-like, translating to MEVDLDYPLPIADYGDLDFSFTSCTTDRTYVSSSSARTSLARSSLTLSFNDRDSRLSSATVTTTNVPTVLHHRKWDPHWTAIKAATNLSSDKALHIRHLKLLRRLGSGNLGRVFLCRLRDYNPDDSLFALKVVDHAAISPKKQAHVETEAQILALLDHPFLPTLYARIDVSHYTCLLIDYCPNGDLQTLLMKQPQHCLPVRTSRFFAAEVLASLEYLHALGIVYRDLKPENVLLREDGHIMLSDFDLCFKSDVVPTFERRRVMKLRPARKTRRSANCFGSSEREPKEEEEEMEAEFVAEPTTAFSMSCVGTHEYLAPELVGGYGHGNGVDWWAFGIFIFELLYGTTPFKGGSKESTLRNIALADGVRFHVAEGEEEGMKEARDLIEGLLVRDPKKRLGCAKGATEIKRHPFFHGINWALLKSYRPPDVYGLKKKPSKTIVVPAGVALSAHKRRRWWWKGLGQLVKTRSNKKNNQSNSNYYHYVSDKMVRKS from the coding sequence ATGGAAGTCGACTTGGACTACCCGTTGCCTATAGCCGACTACGGCGACCTCGACTTCAGCTTCACCTCCTGCACAACCGACCGCACCTACGTCTCCTCCTCCAGCGCCCGCACCAGCTTGGCCCGCAGCAGCCTCACTCTCAGCTTCAACGATCGCGACTCACGCCTATCCTCCGCCACCGTAACAACCACCAACGTCCCCACAGTCCTCCACCACCGCAAATGGGACCCGCATTGGACGGCGATAAAAGCGGCTACCAACCTGTCATCCGACAAGGCACTCCACATCCGACACCTCAAGCTCCTCCGCCGCCTCGGCTCCGGCAACCTCGGACGCGTCTTCCTCTGCCGCCTCCGCGACTACAACCCCGACGACTCCTTGTTCGCCCTCAAGGTCGTTGACCATGCGGCCATCTCGCCGAAGAAGCAGGCCCACGTGGAGACCGAGGCCCAGATCCTCGCCTTGCTCGACCACCCTTTCCTCCCTACGCTCTACGCCCGCATCGACGTCTCCCACTACACGTGTCTCCTCATCGACTACTGCCCCAACGGCGACCTCCAAACCCTCCTCATGAAACAGCCCCAGCACTGCCTCCCGGTCCGGACCTCCCGCTTCTTCGCCGCCGAGGTCCTCGCCTCGCTCGAGTACCTCCACGCGCTCGGGATAGTCTACCGCGACCTCAAACCCGAGAACGTCCTCCTCCGCGAGGACGGCCACATCATGCTCTCCGACTTCGACCTCTGCTTCAAATCCGACGTCGTTCCCACCTTCGAGCGCCGCCGCGTCATGAAGCTCCGGCCCGCCCGGAAAACAAGGAGATCCGCCAACTGCTTCGGATCGAGCGAGCGAGAGccaaaggaggaggaggaggaaatgGAGGCGGAGTTCGTGGCGGAGCCAACGACGGCGTTTTCGATGTCGTGCGTGGGCACCCACGAGTATTTGGCGCCCGAACTCGTCGGCGGTTACGGTCACGGTAACGGCGTCGATTGGTGGGCGTTCGGGATTTTCATCTTCGAGCTGCTGTATGGGACGACGCCGTTTAAGGGCGGGAGTAAAGAGAGCACGCTGCGGAATATAGCGTTGGCTGACGGCGTTAGGTTCCACGTGGCGGAGGGAGAGGAGGAGGGGATGAAGGAGGCGAGGGATTTGATAGAGGGACTGCTGGTGAGGGACCCGAAGAAGAGGCTAGGATGCGCCAAGGGGGCTACTGAGATTAAACGGCACCCGTTTTTTCATGGGATTAATTGGGCCTTGCTCAAGAGTTATAGGCCGCCGGATGTGTATGGGCTTAAAAAGAAGCCCAGTAAGACTATTGTCGTCCCGGCTGGGGTTGCGCTTTCGGCACACAAGaggcggcggtggtggtggaagGGACTTGGTCAGCTGGTGAAGACTAGAAGTAACAAGAAGAACAACCAGAGTAACAGTAATTACTATCATTACGTCAGTGATAAAATGGTCAGGAAAAGTTAA